From one Synechocystis sp. PCC 6803 substr. PCC-P genomic stretch:
- a CDS encoding biopolymer transporter ExbD — MKFRHRQDRDKLPELEITPMLNVMLVVLAFFVAVAANLAEEGASLLVRLPQEAETTEVQSAEAPLENPEEPQFLPVVLHPGGKLSVNDRPVEKAQLLQQLPNYLQQSPQRYVYLRVSGDVPYQSAIEILSSLKEVGGDRVSLLIGAGAMP; from the coding sequence ATGAAATTTAGACACCGACAAGACCGGGACAAATTGCCGGAACTAGAAATTACCCCCATGCTCAATGTGATGCTGGTCGTGTTGGCCTTTTTTGTCGCCGTTGCCGCCAACCTAGCGGAAGAGGGAGCATCTTTGCTGGTTCGTTTACCCCAGGAAGCTGAAACTACGGAGGTCCAATCCGCCGAAGCGCCATTAGAAAACCCGGAAGAGCCGCAATTTCTCCCAGTGGTGTTACACCCAGGGGGAAAACTCTCGGTAAATGATCGCCCTGTGGAAAAAGCTCAACTTCTACAGCAGTTACCTAACTATTTGCAACAGTCCCCCCAGCGCTACGTTTACCTGCGGGTGTCAGGGGACGTTCCCTATCAAAGTGCCATTGAAATTCTCTCTAGCTTGAAGGAAGTGGGCGGTGATCGGGTTTCCCTCTTAATTGGTGCTGGGGCCATGCCTTGA
- a CDS encoding biopolymer transporter ExbD: MKSRVRGARTPGINLVPMIDVLMSVLTFFVILTMSLTGRVIADLEPPESAGGFAKEEDSSPQTKVKAPSLDVGLNRQGDVLLGGNIVERDKLLTAIATFLATHPQGEVRLTVDGQLNYRQVDDLLVQMVEVGGDRVLLVVHKSDPEL, translated from the coding sequence ATGAAAAGCCGAGTCAGGGGGGCAAGGACTCCAGGGATTAATTTAGTACCGATGATTGATGTCTTGATGTCGGTATTAACCTTTTTTGTAATTTTAACCATGTCTTTGACTGGTAGGGTGATCGCCGATCTAGAGCCACCGGAGAGCGCAGGCGGTTTTGCCAAAGAAGAGGATTCATCCCCCCAAACAAAGGTCAAGGCACCTAGTTTAGATGTGGGTTTAAATCGTCAGGGTGACGTTTTGCTGGGAGGCAATATCGTCGAAAGGGATAAATTATTAACGGCGATCGCCACCTTTTTAGCGACCCATCCCCAGGGTGAGGTGAGGTTAACGGTGGACGGACAGTTAAACTATCGTCAAGTGGATGATTTATTAGTCCAAATGGTGGAAGTAGGCGGCGATCGGGTCCTTTTGGTGGTTCATAAATCAGACCCAGAGCTATGA
- a CDS encoding MotA/TolQ/ExbB proton channel family protein yields the protein MLDNCKRLLFRKFPCFLSMAPSPLFLTQTPRLLDEFLKGGVVMFPLLLLSILALTTAFERGWFWSRLLIQEDQVVRDVLDAAVEDLVKAREIAEHARHLAIGRFLLAPLKLRHPSPETFRLAMEATADKEFARMRRGDKLLETIIALAPLLGLLGTVTGLIRTFNNLNIGGGGSSAEATQAASGIGEALITTAAGMMVAIFALLVFRVLVSLQSQQMDYFAAVGSELELIYREVWYEPHQPMPNLLMAARIAEP from the coding sequence GTGCTGGATAATTGCAAGAGATTATTATTTAGAAAATTTCCCTGTTTTCTGTCCATGGCCCCATCCCCCCTGTTTTTGACTCAAACTCCGCGGCTACTCGATGAGTTTCTTAAGGGAGGGGTAGTGATGTTTCCTTTGTTACTGCTGTCCATCCTTGCCCTTACCACTGCCTTCGAACGAGGTTGGTTTTGGAGTCGCCTACTGATTCAAGAAGACCAGGTTGTGCGGGATGTGCTCGATGCGGCGGTTGAGGATTTGGTAAAGGCTCGGGAAATTGCTGAACATGCTCGACATTTAGCCATTGGTCGTTTTCTGCTGGCTCCCCTTAAACTACGCCATCCTAGTCCAGAAACTTTCCGTTTGGCCATGGAAGCCACCGCCGATAAAGAATTTGCCCGAATGCGACGGGGGGATAAACTCCTGGAAACTATCATTGCCCTAGCTCCTCTCTTGGGCTTGTTAGGCACCGTAACGGGCTTAATTCGCACTTTTAACAATCTCAATATCGGGGGAGGAGGCTCCAGTGCGGAGGCTACCCAGGCCGCCTCGGGCATTGGAGAAGCGTTGATTACCACGGCAGCGGGGATGATGGTGGCGATTTTTGCCCTGTTAGTATTTAGGGTTTTGGTCAGTTTACAGTCCCAACAAATGGATTATTTTGCCGCAGTGGGCAGTGAATTAGAACTTATTTACCGTGAGGTCTGGTACGAACCTCATCAGCCAATGCCCAATTTATTAATGGCGGCTAGAATTGCTGAGCCATAA
- a CDS encoding Fe(3+) ABC transporter substrate-binding protein: protein MTTKISRRTFFVGGTALTALVVANLPRRASAQSRTINLYSSRHYNTDDALYDAFGEVNLIEASAEELIERIQSEGANSPGDILFTVDAGMLWRAEQAGLFQPVRSGKLNERIPENLRHPDGLWYGFTQRARVLYYSRDRVNPADLSTYEALADPQWRGKILVRPSSNVYNLSLTASRIAIHGEPETRRWLQGLVGNFARQPEGNDTAQIRAIAAGIGDVAIANSYYYIRLQKSTDPADQEVVEKVSLFFPNTGSGERGTHVNVSGAGVLKNAPNRDAAIAFLEYLASDDAQRYFAEGNNEYPVIPGVPIDPVLAAHGQLKGDPLNVSNLGRYQPDSARLMNEVGWQ from the coding sequence ATGACAACTAAGATTTCCCGGCGGACTTTTTTTGTGGGCGGCACCGCCCTCACTGCCCTAGTGGTAGCTAATTTGCCCCGGCGGGCCTCTGCCCAGTCCCGCACGATCAACCTCTATTCTTCACGGCATTACAACACCGATGATGCCCTCTACGATGCTTTTGGCGAGGTTAACCTCATTGAGGCCAGTGCCGAAGAACTGATTGAGCGTATCCAAAGTGAAGGGGCTAATAGTCCAGGGGATATTTTATTCACCGTAGATGCCGGTATGTTATGGCGGGCGGAACAGGCGGGACTTTTCCAACCGGTGCGCAGCGGCAAGCTGAATGAGCGCATTCCCGAAAATTTGCGCCACCCTGATGGGCTATGGTATGGCTTCACCCAGAGAGCCCGGGTGTTGTATTACAGTCGCGACCGGGTCAATCCAGCGGATCTCTCCACCTACGAAGCCCTGGCGGATCCCCAATGGCGAGGAAAAATTCTGGTGCGCCCTTCCAGTAATGTATATAACCTTTCCCTAACTGCTTCCCGCATTGCCATCCATGGAGAGCCAGAAACCCGCCGCTGGTTACAAGGCTTGGTGGGTAACTTTGCCCGGCAACCGGAGGGTAATGACACGGCACAAATTCGTGCTATTGCCGCCGGCATCGGAGATGTGGCGATCGCCAATAGCTACTACTATATCCGCCTGCAAAAGTCCACCGATCCCGCCGATCAAGAAGTGGTGGAAAAAGTCAGCCTTTTCTTTCCAAACACTGGCTCCGGAGAGCGGGGAACCCATGTCAATGTCAGTGGGGCTGGGGTGCTGAAAAATGCCCCCAATCGAGACGCGGCGATCGCCTTCCTGGAATATCTAGCCAGTGATGACGCCCAACGTTATTTTGCTGAGGGCAACAATGAGTATCCGGTAATTCCAGGGGTACCCATTGATCCTGTGCTAGCCGCCCATGGCCAACTAAAAGGAGACCCCCTCAATGTTTCTAACTTGGGACGTTACCAACCCGATTCAGCTCGTTTAATGAATGAAGTTGGCTGGCAGTAA
- a CDS encoding pentapeptide repeat-containing protein — MNNKKLSLTLPLVGILALTACNQPKEEIDPLSQLREKGECLDCNLAGADLREFNLENARLNRSDLSGANLSGVNLRRALLDRANLTGANLSETDLTEAALTEANLAGADLSGANLERSFLRDVDLTGANLKGANLAWANLTAANLTDVDLEEAEFWETTMPDGSRR, encoded by the coding sequence ATGAATAACAAAAAACTCAGCCTAACCCTGCCATTGGTAGGAATCCTAGCTCTGACGGCTTGTAATCAGCCCAAGGAAGAAATTGATCCCCTATCCCAGTTGCGGGAGAAAGGGGAATGTCTTGATTGCAATCTAGCGGGGGCAGACCTGCGGGAGTTTAATTTGGAAAATGCCCGCTTGAACCGTTCTGATTTATCGGGGGCAAATTTATCGGGGGTGAATTTACGGCGGGCGTTGTTGGACCGGGCCAACTTGACAGGGGCAAATCTGAGTGAAACGGATTTAACCGAAGCGGCCTTAACTGAAGCCAATCTGGCCGGGGCGGATTTGAGCGGCGCTAATTTGGAACGGAGTTTTCTGCGGGATGTGGATTTAACTGGAGCTAATCTGAAAGGAGCCAACCTAGCCTGGGCCAATTTAACGGCGGCCAACTTAACCGATGTCGATTTGGAGGAGGCGGAATTTTGGGAAACAACCATGCCCGATGGTTCTCGTCGTTAA
- a CDS encoding ATP-binding protein, with product MVQEKPRFTRPLRYQLLAGCALILMITSAIAVVLTRQQLQEKSRINIITRAQRLTEGLEFAAEGLVETKDVYRLNRLAQNYATWPNVQTISIVDPNGILIAHGGEIKMVRGEKYAQVTPALFPIFEQVSISGIPQSLITQIEEEEVVVYALPFNTYSFPEQGESYRDQNSHRRGVAITILSKQELNREVNQGLLLVVGSFIIGIVVILLLLGLLIRYAVLLPLGKLHRALINYDNTEQFNLPPLPSNEIGFLGQTLVQTFNQLQIYQREALEIAERKYVEIAQRYELASQATRVWVWECQPKIHYFEVDPNLITWLGFEQPLEPADGDFFIHLGDRPMFWQAIEQSLEDPTMELSTELRLEAANGEIYHCLLRGQIHQEQGEAFVKIIGTIADITEIKKAEEQLKLSNKILAKATQLKDEFLANMSHELRTPLNSILGMIETLQNQVYGPLNGKQVQSLEIVENSGRHLLSLINDILDLSKIEAGRMDLDLNPTSVSALVNHSLTFVQQFAIQKQINLSSEIIPNLPDVLVDKRRLCQVLINLLNNAIKFTPEGGKVVVQADLIKEQGKENSQSPPQLSFTVFDTGIGIEADRLNNIFEPFVQIDSALNRRYDGTGLGLSLVKKIVELHGGSVTVTSKLNEGSRFKITIPCVFQDKDGPRHRGQLVEVTNHGSPTPIIITLISKNSAYATTLSSYFRAKGYQMQWLNCLYPTAAELTQLVKIGDQSCHVLVMDLANTGEEVKDKLDEIRKFFGSSPITIIALVDATEQTKSNIAQLEIATNELLVKPVRFHRLMEIVREETCPVPR from the coding sequence ATGGTTCAGGAGAAACCACGTTTTACCCGGCCTCTCCGTTACCAGTTGCTAGCTGGTTGCGCCCTTATTTTGATGATCACCAGCGCCATAGCCGTAGTTTTAACCAGGCAACAATTACAAGAAAAATCAAGAATTAATATTATCACAAGGGCCCAGCGATTAACCGAAGGTTTAGAGTTTGCGGCGGAAGGTTTGGTGGAAACCAAGGATGTTTATCGCCTCAATCGTTTGGCCCAAAACTATGCGACTTGGCCCAACGTACAAACAATTTCAATCGTTGATCCCAATGGCATTCTCATTGCCCATGGTGGAGAAATAAAAATGGTACGGGGAGAAAAATATGCCCAAGTCACACCAGCTCTTTTTCCTATTTTTGAACAGGTTTCCATCAGCGGTATCCCCCAATCCCTAATTACCCAAATTGAAGAAGAAGAAGTGGTGGTTTACGCTCTTCCCTTTAACACTTACTCTTTCCCTGAGCAGGGAGAAAGTTACCGTGATCAAAATAGTCACCGACGGGGAGTAGCAATCACCATTCTATCAAAACAGGAATTAAACCGAGAGGTTAACCAGGGACTTTTGCTCGTGGTGGGTTCGTTCATTATTGGGATAGTAGTAATTCTCCTGCTTTTAGGGTTATTAATTAGATATGCGGTGTTGCTCCCTTTGGGGAAACTGCACCGGGCCTTAATTAACTATGACAATACTGAGCAGTTTAATTTGCCCCCTCTACCGAGCAATGAAATTGGTTTTTTGGGCCAAACCCTGGTGCAGACCTTCAATCAATTGCAGATTTATCAACGAGAAGCCCTAGAAATTGCCGAAAGAAAATATGTGGAAATTGCCCAACGCTATGAATTAGCTTCCCAGGCCACAAGGGTATGGGTGTGGGAATGTCAGCCTAAAATACACTACTTTGAAGTGGACCCCAATTTGATTACTTGGCTTGGCTTTGAGCAACCCCTTGAACCGGCAGATGGGGATTTTTTCATTCACCTTGGCGATCGCCCAATGTTTTGGCAGGCCATTGAGCAAAGCTTGGAAGATCCCACCATGGAACTATCCACAGAACTCCGTTTGGAAGCGGCCAATGGGGAAATTTATCATTGTTTGTTGCGGGGGCAAATCCATCAGGAACAAGGGGAGGCATTTGTGAAAATTATCGGTACGATCGCCGATATTACGGAGATTAAAAAAGCAGAAGAACAACTAAAACTTTCCAACAAAATTTTAGCCAAAGCCACTCAACTCAAAGACGAATTTCTGGCCAATATGAGCCACGAATTACGCACTCCCCTCAACTCCATTTTGGGCATGATAGAGACTCTACAAAACCAAGTTTATGGTCCCCTCAACGGTAAACAAGTCCAGTCGTTAGAAATAGTAGAAAATAGTGGCCGACACTTACTTTCATTAATTAATGATATTCTTGACCTTTCTAAAATTGAAGCGGGCAGAATGGATTTGGATTTAAACCCCACCAGCGTGTCAGCATTGGTCAATCATAGTTTAACTTTTGTCCAACAATTTGCGATCCAAAAACAAATTAATTTGTCGTCTGAAATTATTCCCAATTTGCCTGATGTGCTAGTGGATAAGCGACGACTTTGTCAAGTTTTAATTAACCTACTGAATAACGCCATTAAATTTACCCCAGAAGGGGGAAAAGTAGTCGTACAGGCTGACTTAATAAAGGAGCAGGGGAAAGAAAATAGCCAGTCGCCACCACAGTTAAGTTTCACTGTTTTCGATACTGGCATTGGCATTGAGGCGGATAGACTAAACAATATTTTTGAGCCGTTTGTGCAGATTGATAGCGCCCTTAACCGTCGCTATGACGGCACTGGATTGGGCTTATCTTTAGTGAAAAAAATTGTTGAACTCCATGGCGGCTCAGTGACAGTGACCAGCAAGCTCAATGAGGGCAGTCGTTTTAAGATTACCATTCCCTGTGTTTTTCAAGATAAAGATGGGCCGCGCCACCGGGGGCAACTGGTGGAGGTTACTAATCACGGCAGTCCGACTCCGATAATCATCACTTTAATTAGTAAAAATTCTGCCTATGCCACCACCCTAAGTAGTTATTTCCGAGCTAAAGGATACCAAATGCAATGGTTAAATTGTCTTTATCCAACCGCAGCGGAATTAACCCAATTAGTCAAAATCGGTGATCAATCCTGCCATGTATTGGTGATGGATTTAGCCAATACCGGGGAAGAAGTGAAGGATAAATTGGATGAAATTCGTAAATTTTTCGGCTCTAGCCCCATCACAATTATTGCCTTAGTGGATGCCACAGAACAGACAAAAAGTAACATTGCCCAACTAGAAATTGCCACCAACGAATTATTAGTTAAACCTGTGCGTTTCCATCGCTTAATGGAAATTGTCCGGGAAGAGACTTGTCCCGTTCCCCGTTAA
- a CDS encoding ABC transporter substrate-binding protein — translation MKYSLKKLLGFGLILILTAIALISLRPKQVLQPLIVGMNDWPGYSVILYAESKGLFTKRGLDVKLVHFEEQNDNLRATMRGYQDASFAPLPQAMQLDFPQDTPEFILVADVSAGSDGIVARPRLNFMAQMPGKKISARFGSLAHVILLEALWANDLDLDEVEIIDISNEEGVNHLKDGSIDAAVLWDPLLEKTAEEIGGNIIYTTAEIDSMVVDGLITRPAVVEEKQEELIRFIQVWLEVMDAVETNPEEVFTIVAQQLDVPVEVFVQGFQGMIHGDRLLNEKMLVQRQLESVISRGYRLLLESYGHRLIIRDDIVINSRLFSQAVERS, via the coding sequence ATGAAGTATTCCCTTAAAAAGCTGTTGGGGTTTGGGCTTATCCTCATCCTAACGGCGATCGCCTTAATTAGCCTGCGTCCCAAGCAAGTTTTACAGCCGCTCATAGTAGGCATGAATGACTGGCCTGGCTATAGCGTGATTCTGTATGCCGAATCTAAGGGTCTATTCACCAAGCGGGGACTAGACGTTAAATTAGTTCATTTTGAAGAACAGAATGATAATCTCCGGGCCACAATGCGGGGCTACCAGGATGCCAGTTTTGCCCCCCTACCCCAGGCCATGCAATTGGATTTTCCCCAAGACACCCCAGAGTTTATCCTGGTTGCCGATGTTTCGGCCGGTTCCGACGGCATTGTGGCCCGGCCGAGATTAAATTTCATGGCCCAGATGCCTGGCAAAAAGATTAGCGCCCGGTTTGGTAGTCTTGCCCACGTAATTTTGCTAGAAGCTCTGTGGGCCAACGACCTAGACCTGGATGAAGTGGAAATTATTGACATATCGAACGAAGAAGGAGTCAATCACCTCAAAGATGGTTCCATTGACGCAGCGGTGCTTTGGGACCCCCTGTTGGAGAAAACAGCAGAAGAAATTGGGGGAAACATTATCTACACCACGGCCGAAATCGACAGCATGGTGGTGGATGGTCTGATAACCCGTCCAGCAGTAGTTGAAGAAAAACAGGAGGAATTAATTCGGTTTATTCAGGTATGGCTGGAGGTGATGGATGCGGTGGAAACTAATCCCGAAGAAGTTTTTACCATTGTGGCCCAACAGTTGGATGTGCCTGTGGAGGTCTTTGTCCAAGGTTTCCAGGGGATGATTCACGGCGATCGCCTCTTGAATGAAAAAATGTTAGTGCAAAGACAATTAGAATCCGTCATTTCTAGAGGCTATCGGTTGCTACTAGAAAGTTATGGTCATCGCCTGATTATTCGAGATGATATTGTCATCAATTCTCGACTGTTTTCCCAAGCTGTGGAGCGGTCTTAA
- a CDS encoding N-acetyltransferase: protein MEKSPLSPPGYCLYKGTTRDRRLLVDFLERTYHSLFPELCDFPHLEQTVESYFSWRSPLWWVVPETTQGNSNHNDHDSPFFPREDPLGLMAQINPTIGPADGFNQTNSAEKITRPQPIAGLWLGNAIDQVTGDRHGHIFMLYVEPAHRRRGIATSLMEQAQQWGQQRGDRLIALQVFSHNQGAMKLYEKFGFTPHALVMQKSLI, encoded by the coding sequence ATGGAAAAATCACCGTTGAGTCCCCCCGGCTATTGCCTTTATAAAGGGACTACCAGAGATCGGCGGTTACTGGTGGATTTTCTGGAGCGTACCTACCATTCCCTTTTCCCGGAACTGTGCGACTTTCCCCATTTAGAACAAACAGTGGAAAGCTATTTTTCTTGGCGATCGCCATTGTGGTGGGTTGTGCCGGAAACGACCCAAGGAAATTCTAATCATAACGACCATGATAGCCCTTTTTTTCCACGGGAAGATCCCCTGGGATTAATGGCCCAAATCAATCCGACAATTGGGCCAGCCGATGGTTTTAATCAAACAAATTCGGCAGAGAAAATCACTCGTCCCCAACCCATTGCCGGCCTTTGGTTAGGTAACGCCATTGATCAGGTCACAGGCGATCGCCATGGACATATTTTCATGCTCTATGTGGAGCCGGCCCACCGTCGTCGGGGCATTGCTACTTCCTTGATGGAACAGGCCCAACAATGGGGCCAACAAAGAGGTGATCGATTAATAGCATTGCAGGTTTTTAGCCATAACCAAGGGGCAATGAAATTATATGAAAAATTTGGTTTTACTCCCCATGCTTTGGTCATGCAAAAAAGCTTGATATAA
- a CDS encoding AbfB domain-containing protein, translating to MKLLPLLPLFGLTVALAIPSMAILGGPRQIQAQSPYVRYESVNYPQRYIRHRNYLGYIEPVKTSLDELDSSFRVTTGLANPNCISLESRNFPNYFLRHRNYRIILSANENNDLFRQDATFCPRNGLNSQGGVSFESNNYPGHYIRHRNFELWLDKFSGFTESTIFRNDATFIQRDVP from the coding sequence ATGAAACTTTTACCACTTCTCCCCCTATTTGGCTTGACAGTGGCCTTAGCGATTCCCTCTATGGCTATTTTGGGTGGACCTAGGCAAATCCAAGCCCAAAGCCCTTATGTTCGTTATGAGTCAGTCAATTATCCCCAGCGTTACATACGTCACAGAAACTATCTGGGCTACATTGAACCCGTCAAGACAAGCTTAGATGAATTGGATTCTAGTTTTCGCGTCACAACAGGATTAGCAAACCCTAATTGCATTTCTTTAGAATCTAGAAACTTTCCGAATTACTTCCTAAGACATAGAAACTATCGCATAATTTTGTCTGCCAATGAAAACAATGATCTTTTTAGGCAGGATGCAACTTTTTGTCCAAGAAATGGATTAAATTCCCAAGGGGGAGTATCATTTGAATCAAACAATTATCCAGGTCACTATATTCGACATCGAAACTTTGAACTGTGGCTTGATAAATTTAGCGGATTTACAGAAAGCACAATTTTCAGAAATGACGCTACTTTCATTCAAAGAGATGTACCTTAA
- the purS gene encoding phosphoribosylformylglycinamidine synthase subunit PurS has translation MADSPVRPSMSHSYHCRIYVTLRPSVLDPAGTAVQSGLQQLGYDGVSQVRIGKYIELTLEAPDEATASQQLDTMCDQLLANTVIENYCFEITALEGAVTP, from the coding sequence GTGGCAGATTCCCCGGTAAGGCCCTCCATGTCCCATTCCTACCATTGTCGTATTTACGTTACCCTACGTCCCTCCGTGCTTGACCCCGCTGGGACTGCTGTGCAATCTGGTTTGCAACAATTGGGCTACGATGGCGTTTCCCAGGTCAGAATTGGTAAATACATTGAGTTAACCCTCGAGGCCCCGGACGAAGCCACCGCTTCCCAACAGCTAGACACCATGTGTGACCAACTATTGGCCAATACGGTGATCGAAAATTATTGCTTTGAAATTACCGCCCTAGAAGGTGCCGTCACACCATGA
- the purQ gene encoding phosphoribosylformylglycinamidine synthase subunit PurQ has product MTSFGIIVFPGSNCDRDIATVTAGLLDQPTRFIWHQETDLHGVDVVVLPGGFSYGDYLRCGAIARFSPIMTAIIDHANAGKRVLGICNGFQVLTEVGLLPGALIRNRDLHFICDRVTVRVESNQTVWTKGYQSQQVITLPIAHGEGRYFADGDTLKALEDNEQILFRYSNAQGELTTDSNPNGSLHNIAGITNVQGNVLGMMPHPERAADRLLKATDGLAMFIS; this is encoded by the coding sequence ATGACCAGTTTTGGTATTATTGTTTTCCCCGGTTCCAACTGCGATCGGGACATTGCCACCGTCACCGCCGGTTTATTAGACCAGCCAACTCGATTTATTTGGCACCAAGAAACCGATCTCCACGGGGTAGATGTGGTGGTTTTGCCAGGGGGCTTCAGCTACGGTGATTATCTCCGCTGTGGGGCGATCGCCAGATTTTCTCCTATTATGACCGCCATCATTGACCATGCCAACGCAGGCAAAAGGGTGTTGGGTATCTGTAACGGTTTTCAGGTGCTAACGGAAGTTGGTTTACTGCCGGGGGCTTTAATTCGCAATCGGGATTTACATTTCATCTGTGACCGGGTGACCGTGCGGGTTGAAAGTAACCAGACAGTCTGGACAAAGGGTTACCAATCCCAACAGGTAATCACCCTTCCCATTGCCCACGGCGAGGGCCGCTATTTTGCTGATGGGGATACGTTGAAAGCCTTGGAGGATAACGAGCAAATTCTCTTCCGCTACAGCAACGCCCAGGGGGAATTGACAACGGACAGCAATCCCAACGGTTCTTTGCACAATATTGCTGGCATTACCAATGTCCAAGGTAATGTGCTGGGCATGATGCCCCACCCAGAACGGGCGGCCGATCGCCTACTCAAGGCCACTGATGGCCTGGCCATGTTTATCAGTTAG
- a CDS encoding EamA family transporter, whose protein sequence is MLTGAKRLTLTEWKTIGLLLTMVTTQVLGDIWLSRGMKVFGAVEDYSLAGLWTLFLYLLTSPWIVVGVITLLFALFLYFTATSRLDLSLVLPLFSSSYILNALLAWLILGEEVSFYRWLATFMIASGVFIVCWSEHRHRSQLMGEKFSPTPAPVVPVKSSRRSPLWLFPVGIALSRVWFGILILIFTDSAGDVLIARGMKQIGPVRLQSPLKMVKLIGRILSHPSVLGGIGCQTISFVTFISLLSWTDISLIRPAGALGYVMSLLGAKFLLKETIPLARWLGIGVITAGVALIALDEVNLVDQILLFFL, encoded by the coding sequence TTGCTCACCGGAGCTAAACGCTTAACGTTAACGGAGTGGAAAACCATTGGCCTCCTGCTGACCATGGTCACTACCCAGGTGTTGGGGGATATTTGGCTCAGCCGGGGCATGAAAGTGTTCGGCGCAGTGGAAGATTATAGTCTTGCAGGTTTGTGGACATTGTTTCTCTATCTGCTCACTTCCCCCTGGATTGTGGTGGGGGTAATCACGTTACTGTTTGCCCTGTTTCTCTATTTCACCGCTACATCCCGGCTGGATTTAAGTTTAGTTCTGCCCCTATTTTCTTCCAGCTACATTCTCAATGCCCTACTGGCATGGCTAATACTGGGGGAAGAAGTTTCCTTTTACCGTTGGCTGGCCACTTTTATGATCGCCAGTGGAGTATTTATTGTCTGTTGGTCAGAACATCGCCACCGTTCCCAACTAATGGGGGAAAAGTTTAGCCCGACCCCAGCCCCGGTCGTACCAGTTAAGTCTTCCCGGCGATCGCCATTGTGGTTATTTCCTGTGGGCATTGCCCTTTCTCGGGTTTGGTTTGGCATTTTGATTTTAATTTTCACCGATTCCGCTGGGGACGTACTCATTGCCCGGGGCATGAAACAAATTGGCCCTGTGAGGTTACAATCGCCCCTGAAAATGGTCAAGTTAATTGGTCGTATTCTTTCCCATCCCTCAGTGTTAGGGGGCATTGGTTGCCAAACCATCAGTTTTGTTACTTTTATTTCCCTGCTCAGTTGGACCGATATTAGCCTGATCCGACCAGCGGGGGCATTGGGTTACGTCATGAGCCTATTGGGGGCCAAATTTTTGCTGAAAGAAACCATTCCCCTGGCTCGGTGGCTGGGCATCGGCGTGATTACCGCTGGGGTAGCCCTTATCGCCCTCGACGAAGTTAATTTGGTGGATCAAATTTTGCTATTTTTCCTGTAG